A stretch of the Stegostoma tigrinum isolate sSteTig4 chromosome 34, sSteTig4.hap1, whole genome shotgun sequence genome encodes the following:
- the LOC125446437 gene encoding zinc finger protein 271-like gives MEGKPFKCEVCDKSFSHSSYFRIHQRIHTGEKPFECGECKKSFVQSSYLRRHQRIHTGEKPFTCEVCNRGFTELSSLVNHRRIHTGEKPFVCEVCDKSFSRLSNLLAHQRIHTGEKPFKCEVCNRGFTELSSLMNHRRIHTGEKPFTCEVCDKSFSTSSNFLAHQRTHTGEKPFKCDICDQAFVKASNLLIHQRIHTGERPFKCEVCNQSFLKSGNLRVHQRMHTGERPFRCKVCNRDFAQSSALVGHYRLHTGEKPFKCEVCDRWFARSSTLRTHQRIHTGEKPFMCEVCDKSFSRSSQLLLHQRIHTGEKPFKCEVCDKAFTLASSLGNHQHSHTGEKPLRCDV, from the coding sequence ATGGAAGGGAAACCATTTAAGTGTGAGgtttgtgacaaatcattctcacatTCGTCTTACTTTCGTATACatcaacgcattcacacaggggagaaaccatttgaGTGTGGGGAGTGCAAAAAATCATTTGTTCAGTCATCATATCTTCGCAgacaccaacgcattcacactggggagaagccatttaCGTGTGAGGTGTGTAACAGAGGATTCACAGAACTATCGAGCCTTGTGAATCACCGACgtattcacacaggagagaaaccattcgtgtgtgaagtgtgtgacaaatcattctcaagGTTATCAAATCTCCTTGCACACCAGCGCATTcatacaggggagaaaccattcaagtGTGAGGTGTGTAACAGAGGATTCACAGAACTATCAAGCCTCATGAATCACCGACGTATTCACAcgggggagaagccattcacttGTGAGGTGTGTGATAAATCATTCTCGACATCATCAAACTTCCTTGCACACCAACGAACTcatacaggggagaaaccattcaagtGTGATATTTGTGATCAAGCTTTTGTGAAGGCTTCGAATCTTCTGATTCACCAGAGGATTCACACAGGGGAGCGACCTTTCAAGTGCGAGGTTTGTAACCAATCCTTTTTGAAATCTGGGAACCTTCGTGTCCACCAACGCATGCACACCGGGGAAAGACCATTCAGGTGTAAGGTGTGTAACAGAGACTTTGCACAGTCATCGGCTCTTGTGGGTCACTACCGCCTTCACACAGGCGAGAAACCATTCAAATGTGAGGTGTGTGACAGATGGTTCGCAAGATCATCAACGCTCCGCACCcaccaacgcattcacactggggaaaaACCGTTTATGTGTGAGGTATGTGACAAATCCTTCTCGAGGTCCTCACAGCTTCTCCTTCATCAGAGGATTCACACGGGAGAGAAACCCTTTAaatgtgaggtgtgtgacaagGCTTTCACACTGGCTTCATCACTCGGGAATCACCAGCacagtcacactggagagaagccattGAGGTGTGATGTGTGA